AGAATTGTGTTGAACTGTGCTGCCCTATACAGAGttaattaaaacacacacacacacacgcacacacacgcgtacagtATCATGTTGTAGAACTACGTCATGGTAATGTCTCACCAATCACAGAAATCTGTGTAACAGAGTCAGTTTCCGGTACCACGTTAGTATTGGGAATTTGACTGTTGATAATGACTTCTTGTTTACCATCTGCAGGGTGCTCACAGAAAATGAAGGATTAAGTACCAAAATACAAAAGCATAACATAATTTTCATGTTATTGCCACAAAATGAAGTTGAATGTGGAAACTCACTTGAACCCAAATTACTGGGGTCGAGGATTACGACTTGAGGATTCTTTACCAGGACACCTTCAGGCTAGAAAAGAAAATCTATTTTAACCGTGCATTATATTTTTGCCTTATGAATTGTTTGGATTGATGAGGAAAATGTATGTAAACATATTTCTGTTCTTACATTTCCTTAAAGAATTTGTAATTGAATTTCACAGTTTTTTTCCTATCAAAAGGAGTCCCTcacaacatgatttttttacaaGCATCTCTAAACACTGAATAACAATCCATTATTTGTattctcataaaaaaaaaaaaaacttttctcatGAATAATTCCATCTTTTTGTAGAATATTCCAGTTGGCATACTTATAAATGTTCTTTTACCACCACATTCAGCTCCCTCAGTATTCCATCACCAAGATGAGATCCAGACACAGCTGCTTTAACCTCGATAccaaattttccttttttcatggGAATGATGATATATGGTACAACTTTTGTAGTTTGGGCTCCCATTTCCACTTCCTGCCTGAACCTTGCCCGCTTGGAAGCAGCACTGCACACATCCGCTGTCTCAAACAGATCCACACGCACCTttaacacaaaaataaagatgGCTTTATTGCTTCCACACATTGCAGCCAAGACTGGAGGTCATTTAAAACACACAAACTTACTGTGATCTCATCAGGGCTATAGTTGTGGAGGATTGCCCTGATTTCAATCTGCTCTCCACGGACAGCCGAATAAGGAAGCTTGAGATCAATGAAAAAATTCTTTCTTACAATTACTTCTAAGGGTTCACTAACACAGATTCCTGTAACAAGAGCAACAAATGAGAAAAGCTTACTTGGGAATTAGAGCCAAAAAAAGGACATCATATTACAGGCTCCAATGACAGCAGATTATTTGCTTACCATGAGTTTTGGATAAACTAATACCCATGAACTGCCATGTTGTGATGGAGTCTTGCAATGGCACGTAAGTCGAATATGATGCGGTGTCACTGAAACAATAATCCATTATTTGATCAGACCAGGCTGTGTTTCTGCACAAATGCCCTTTATCCTTATGGAAGATTGGTTATAATACTATATTTGCTCTTTTATGAACATTCTTGTATGTGGTGAGACTAAACAGATAGTTCAGAccaaaatgtaataataataaaatacatttacggCACAATGCTGGGAGATGTAGTTGACAACATTTACAGttcaaataacagaaaaaaagtgtattatGTATAATGATATTAATCTCATCATATTACAGCACATTTCTCATGCAATTGAGATCTTAATCTCATGataatgttttttcccctcaaaataatctcataatattattttttttctcccaatggTACAAAGTATGACTTCAACCTTGTAATattattcatcttatttttgCCCTAATACACCAGCATAAATTGACAGCTGCCAAAGTTAAACCAtaaatataatgtttttttaaccatgtTGTATACTTCTTACCAGTTTTTATTATGTTGAGGACAACTAGGCAATTTGATATCAGACCAAAGCCAGCTTTCAGGGAAATTTGTGCGTGTAACAATTTCAATGTTGTCCAAGTAAATGTGTTCAGTCTTCTGACCTAAAAGCAAATTTAACAAAGGCAGTGAGAACCCTTTATAATTTTAGTGGTCTTGGAGTAGTACCCTATTTGTTCACTTCTTACTGCGAGCTATTATGAGAGTATCTTGCTTCATGTCAGCTCTCTGGCCTTCCAATTCTTTGCAGCAAAACAGGAAGGCCTCGACACATGCCGCTCCATCCATAATGTACTCACTGCGTGTTTCACAAGTGTATGAGAGACGAGTTTCTGCCATGCCATCCAAACAACATTCCTTCTGTTGCCCTTCATATTTACCGGCTGAAAACAAAGAGAAGAAGCTGTATTATTCTATGGTATATATAATACCAAATGCTTGGCAGAGATGACTACAATGCAGTCATATCCTTACCTAATGTTGAAGTAGCCTCTAACAGGGTTGTAGCTCGTTTGGACTTTCTGGGAGCGGATGGACATTTCCTCTCTGGAAATGTCGCACAATCATGAAAATGTTGTAAAGCTATTATCATTTGCATCACTGGTGTTATCAGTGCCAAGATCAAAATTCAGAGCCCTAAACTGCCATCTAAGCAATGCCTTTTCCTGGGATTTTGctgattatttatatttatatgtcagtggcgggccgtcagggctttcaaggccttctctgctggcctaagaaatatctgaatcatatattatattttgtccatcaatcacctccctggcctggttgtaatgtctgaaaagctccagtatttgtatttaatcaataaatgctgctaggaagtggattttaccccattttagtgcattttttgccgtttcgcatatggacgtatatggacgtatcgaccttcatcgctgtcgttttcccagggaaatgatactccgggcctggttctgatgtctaaaaagttccagtatttgtatttaatcaataaatgctgttttcggctggattttaccctatttttgtgcattgatttattgattattttttatgtgtcgcagctgtagctgcagttgaggttttatagccataaaatcgtttttgagggttggattgattcgttgaaggcgctacgagaaaatgcacggaccgccactgttataTGTAGTAAAAAAGTTTTAGTATTAAACTGGCCTGCCAACAGACCTTCTTTGGACCAAAAATTTGTGGCACATTATGGGGCGCAAATTATGACAACAGACAACTAGACTCGACATGAAAACAGTTAAATATGTCACCTTGTCTGTAAGGGGTTCCTTGTACACTGTTGGTCTCAAACACCAGTCCGGCATCATAAAACACACCCATTGTATCCTTTCCTCCACCTGGTGTACAGCCTGTGTCATCCTTCTCCACAGTTTCCCAAATCTGTTAACCAGCAAGCAATAAACAGTCTGAAAAGGACGGTACTGAAATGTCCAGGTTCTGCATTCTCTACTTCCCTACTACATTCATTTTACGGATCTTGTGCCACAATTTGATTATCTTGAAATATGTAAGTTTtgaataaaataactaaaagtAGTTGCCTGTTTCTGTGTCAGACGGTGCTTCTGGTTCAGAACAAAAACACCTTTGTCCACCGCCACCAAGCCCACAATGGCCTCTGGGTCTCCAGTGACCTCTAGTCCAAAAAGTTTGCGAGGCTCAAAGGATGGCGCAGGTATCACCGATGCCAGTTTGAGCTAAATCAATCAAAGATGCATATTTGTGTTTTTGGCTCATGAAAACAATGACTGATACTCAAAATATAAATCAATCGATTTAAACCTCCTTAGCAATAATAGCCTCATTTTACCGTGCCCATGCAGGAGTCCTTCACGTCCACCCAAACAGAATCTGACACCAACTCATTGTTATTTGGACGGTAGTAAGCTACGATACGGAATGATGGCAGCATGTCTTTCGTAACGGGAATGATGATGGAGATCAAAACCTGGCCTATCGTCCGGTGACGGCCATATTTCACCAGTTTTCCTCTGCCAatgacctgaaaaaaaaatcagtgtaatcaaccaaaaaaaatatgGGGGGTAAACAGTAAGACATTCTTACCAAGTATGTTATGTCAGTATCTGCAGCTGGTGGCCTATTCAGATTAAGATTAATTTTGAGGTTATCTCCTAAATCCAGTTCAGCGGTGTCCACCCCTgcaaaagtcacatttttcacATAAGATGGTGGaaattgtttgtgttttgatgTCCATAAAAAGAAGAGAGTGTTTTTCTACCTATGTGGATGTAAGTTTTGCTCTTGGTGTTATATGGCAAGGCCTCCATTTTAGCGACGGCTTGCCTTTCTCTGTGAATGTTGGGGTCATCGGTCCTTGCCTATTGTTGAACAAAAGAGCAGGAAATAAGTCTTGTGATATTTCCACCTGCACCTCAAGTAAGGGCGAAACTTACATTGACTGTCAAAACTGGGTCCCGTGCAATTGTATTGATAGTGAGCTTGGCAACGCCATTGTCTGCGGTCACGCCTTCAACATCACCTGGGTTCACCACCACTGGAACATTCGGTGCTGGGGTTTCATCGGGATTCAAAACCTTAAGCTGCATCCCAAGGTAAAAACTTGACAAATTAAAACTTGACAAATTAAAACTATATGACGATCTTGTTCCTCTCTATTTCATTCTTATTTCTATAAAGTATCATGTTTGTTCTtgctttctgatcaaataaaataccCTCCAAATGTGATTTATACTTCTGTCTTTCCACCATTTCTAATTCCTTCCCACTTACTGTTTCATTGTACATAATTGCACTTTACCGTAACATCAAAAGACATCCCTGGCTTGAAATACTTGGGCGTCGTCTGGAATTGGATACTGTATGGAGAAGTAACAATCTGGATTCCTCTCAACTCTGCCTCCACCATTTCACTACCTGTAATCATACAATTCTCCATTGTATTCGCAAATACAGACAAATTATACCCAATAATTTCTTACCACTTAATGTCAATACGCTGGCCGACACAAATATGTAACTTCCGACCAACTCCTCAATGTTTGGGAAGCTTTGTGTGATCTGCGCTCTCTTGAGTGTGACCACTCCTCGGCCACTCTCAATCTAAAAGTCCAAAACAGACacgtattaaaagaaaaaaaaagaattaactcATTTGTGATTTACAGTTGTGTGAAAAATGATCAAACCCCACTGTAGTATAGTGTTGTACTAcaccaattatttttaattgttcataTTCAGATCAAATcaaaacgtataaaatagaTAAACACATCTGTCTATAGTCTCAAGCATTATctgtttatataaaaaaaggttAATAAAATATTAGACTAATTACAACAAACACATCTGTCTATAGAGTCGAGCATAATctgtttatataaaaaaaggttAATAAAATATTAGACCAATTGCAACCCCATATGCCGCTGGAGGGTGGATAATTTTGATCATAACAATATTtcaagtaatttttttttgcgattttgaggacatttcttgactattaatttaaaaaatgtattacttGTTCTTACCCTTTTGCAACATACTACTACAGCATCCTAAAAAAATTGACTACCGTGTGATTAATTGTCTTTAAATAAAGCCTATCCGAAGTACAGGGATTCCATAGAATTATAGTATAATTTAAATGATGTGATTTACAGTTTACTGTATAACAGATGCACTTACAGGCACAGACTGGAGAGATCCAGGAAAACTCCGCTTTTGGCCATCCTTTAGATTcccaaacaccacaaaggcTGTCCCATCTACCTCTTCACCAAATAGATACCTaactcagaaaaaaatgtaataagacAATGATAGAAAACAACAGGTTCTCTCTTTTCTGCACCAACAGTTATCAATTGTTCGGATTATTCAAACAGAGTGCTCACGTACGTGGCTTTGATGTCGACAATAAACTCTTGATTATCCTGATAGAAGAAGGGCACCAAAGGAATCAATTTCACTTCAAAACTGGGGAGTACTGAAAGTAATGAAAACAGTTCATGGTACCGCAACACACTTTATATTCATACAAATCAGCAAATATAAGGGACCCACCATACTCCTTGACTTCAAACTCAGCAGTGAAGCTTTCCAGGGGGTGACTTTGGAATCTGGCAACTATTTTCCACAGACCAGGACTaaacacaaaatttaaaaaaagatttgcaaCTTGGATGTATGTTTCTACCATACATTTAAACGTCAGATTTACGTTGATAAAAATACTGTGGCAGAGTTCACACATTTATTAAGGGATTGCATATACAAATAAAGTATGATTCCTAACTAGGAAAcatgttgaaaatgtttaataaaacaaaaacaatcaccTGACAACCTGAGCAAGTTTATAGTTTCCAGAGTAGATCCCTGATTTCAAGAAGACTGACTCAAGTGGTAAAACGACATCCTCAGGGGTCTAACAATAAAGAGTGAACAGATTTTATTGTTAGCCGcatgaattttttttgaaaattatgCTTAGTAACCTCCTTATGAAAGATCATTCAATGTGCATGAGATTAATTGAGTGTATACGTAGAAAAAATGTTAACGTTGAAATAATGGAatacagttttaatgaaaaaattcTCTACACATTTAttgcccagtttttttttaaataggtgtTTAAATGTTAATGTAATTTCTGCCCAATTCAGCAACCAGTTGTTTGCCTGCTTTTCACAAGACAATTAAGTATACTGCAACCACAGTATCACGTCACCCTGAAAAAGATACTGTAAGTACTGAAGCAAgtttctttttggaatgtgatttCTAATCAATCAAAATATAATGACCAACCATCATTTCAATGATGATAGCAGCAGAATCAGCTTGATTTTTGAGATCTCTCTCAACAGGTTCCATGTTAGGGTTCAGTCCAAACATCCTGTAGTTCACTGAATGAAAACAAGACAAGATTTAGTTGCTATCAAACTGTGATGAGTTCTATGGCTGTTCATGACTTGGTGCGTCCACAAAGAGTTTTACGTACCAGTGCTGTCAGGGGTGTACAGATTCTTGTCTGTCTGGATGAAGATGTATCCAGACTGGAAGGAAACTAATACAATACTCTCCAAGAGTCGGTCGGGGAATTGAGCTTGCAGGTATACATACTGCTTCGTATTGGGATCTATATTAAAGTCACTTGTCGGTATCTAACGAGTGAAGAGCACAATGTAGTAAATATGTTGTAATAAACACTCAAAGACATTAACTTGGGATGTCTCCTTTTTACCGTAATTTCTCCAAAGGCTTGGAAGTGGTTGCCCTTATTAAGGGTCACAGTTGCTGACGCAAattttttggttttggttgGGTGGTTCATCACGCTTATACCCACCTGTATGTCACCCCCAGTGCAGTCTTGGCATtccacaaaaatattttctgcagtTCCTACCCGTAGCAGGTTGGGGGCAGACATCAACTTCCTGTGGGAAATTAGCAAACGGAGGgagataaaatataaataaaaaaaaacagatcagcTTTCTGGCTAACATCATACACTATACACTTGCACAATATGATAACTCTATAAACATCATGTTGTTTTTCATTAACCATAATGATACTTTGTGAAATGTAAATTCTACatgtaatatattttgtttaaaaaatgtaactatATATTCAAGTGAACATgatcaaatgaatgattttttcccccacataaCCTCACTCCTGACCCTACAAAGTTTCTGCAAACAATGAGTCAACTATTGATGTTAAGGACTAAAATCCAACAAAATTGCACCATTGCACTGTTTACCATGTTTGATGTAATTAAACCAATAAGAACTGTTTGGTCACTTTTGACCATGTTACCTTGACTTGTGGAACTAGTGGTGTGCTAATAATTTCGGCTAATTGTGCAAGAAGGGCAACACATATTTTAAAAGTTCTtaacatttattaattttttaaccacttatcctcacaagcctATCCCAGGTCATTATTGGCAGCAGGtggattgccagccaatctcagggtaCAAGGAGGCAGACAGCCATTCACGTGCATatcgaggggcaatttaaagtgttcaaccagcctatcacccatgttttttttgggttgtaaaaggaaaacggagtacctggagaaaacccacatgcctggggagaacatgcaaattcggAATGGGGATAAAACCctcaatttcagaactgtgaggcagacgtgcaaaccactcttccaccgggcCATCAAAGTTCTtaacattcatccattcattttcaatatattttatcTTCACGAAGGTCgcagtggtgctggagcctagcccagcctaCTATAGGCACCaagcgggggggggggacacaccctgaattggtgtccagacatttgcagggcgcaaggagacataTTCTTACTCTCAAACCTAAGAGAAATTTAAATGAGTCATCAACCAgcctcatacctgtcaacctctgccgataactgcccttataaatgattatgattccccttacaaaccccccaaaaaccttacaaacaccgtacgactcgtacccttacaaaccccccaaaaaccttacaaacaccgtacgactcgtacggtgtttgtaaggtttttggggggtttgtaaggggaatcataatcatttataagggcagttatcggcagaggttgacaggtatgcagcctgtttttgcgatgtgggaagaaactggagtagccagcaaaaacccacgtaagaaatcccatagaaatgaaccctcgatctcagaactgtgaggccaatgcgctaaccactcttccaatGGGCCACCTagttgttaacattttttttaagtgtttgagGGAGAGTGCCAAATCTACTTACAATGGAGCAGCATGAACCCCagatgacaaaaaggtaaaGGCCAAGGAGGCCAGCAGCCACAAAGGAGTTGCAAACATGGTCCCCTGCCCAATTCGGAGCAGCTATCAATGTAGAGTACAGTACCGCAACGCTCTCCTTTTATAGCTTGCTCGTCAAATCTCCTCCTAAAGCATCCAAATAGCTAACACTATATCATTTCCCAGAAGCTGTTGACAAACTCCACAGATTAGGAAAGGTCTACACACacgaaaaaaatcaatcaatattaGGTTTTGCGCTTGACTTttctttgataaaaaaaatgaacttgcaaatgaacaaaaggtTAAAGTTGTGCAATCTAGGACTAAATATTTTGGGTCTTTCGACAACATGGAATTTTCTCTGTATACAAACTCATACTTTGCAAAGAGAATTGGCCTTTGACTGATTTCCCAATAAATAGGAGAAAGGCTTTATTGACCAGCTCagtattttaaattaaactaaaagttaaaatgatttaaatattctttttgtGGTGTTTTAAATCATAAATAAGATGAGATCCatttggcatgaatgtggcccgcgaaccaaactccgacacccctgatctaaatccACTCTGTTTAAGTTAATACACTTCATAATATTGCTGGTTGGGGgattttatatttcatttaaaacgaCCTTGGCAACAAGATACTAAGATCATACATAAGAATATGTTCCCAAtttatttcatgtatttgtttTAGCTTTATGGGCAGCAAATATACTCAAGAACCTTATTTAGTCTTCAATATTTGCCTCGTGTACCCGTACCCTGTTTTTAGAAAGTTATTAAACCGATCTCGTTTATGAGTACTTGCAATTGTAATTCGTTGTAAGATTATGTTTTTAAAAGGTCTatatgtttgattttgtttcacCACGGTGCTCTGATAAACAAACATATACCActgtttatataaaaaaaaagatgctcaTGAATATTAATGTTAAGGTGAGAGAGAGCAACAAAACAGACGCTCCTGATTGGCCCTTGTGATCACATGT
The Stigmatopora argus isolate UIUO_Sarg chromosome 7, RoL_Sarg_1.0, whole genome shotgun sequence DNA segment above includes these coding regions:
- the LOC144077033 gene encoding complement C3-like encodes the protein MFATPLWLLASLAFTFLSSGVHAAPLKLMSAPNLLRVGTAENIFVECQDCTGGDIQVGISVMNHPTKTKKFASATVTLNKGNHFQAFGEITIPTSDFNIDPNTKQYVYLQAQFPDRLLESIVLVSFQSGYIFIQTDKNLYTPDSTVNYRMFGLNPNMEPVERDLKNQADSAAIIIEMMTPEDVVLPLESVFLKSGIYSGNYKLAQVVSPGLWKIVARFQSHPLESFTAEFEVKEYVLPSFEVKLIPLVPFFYQDNQEFIVDIKATYLFGEEVDGTAFVVFGNLKDGQKRSFPGSLQSVPIESGRGVVTLKRAQITQSFPNIEELVGSYIFVSASVLTLSGSEMVEAELRGIQIVTSPYSIQFQTTPKYFKPGMSFDVTLKVLNPDETPAPNVPVVVNPGDVEGVTADNGVAKLTINTIARDPVLTVNARTDDPNIHRERQAVAKMEALPYNTKSKTYIHIGVDTAELDLGDNLKINLNLNRPPAADTDITYLVIGRGKLVKYGRHRTIGQVLISIIIPVTKDMLPSFRIVAYYRPNNNELVSDSVWVDVKDSCMGTLKLASVIPAPSFEPRKLFGLEVTGDPEAIVGLVAVDKGVFVLNQKHRLTQKQIWETVEKDDTGCTPGGGKDTMGVFYDAGLVFETNSVQGTPYRQERKCPSAPRKSKRATTLLEATSTLAGKYEGQQKECCLDGMAETRLSYTCETRSEYIMDGAACVEAFLFCCKELEGQRADMKQDTLIIARSQKTEHIYLDNIEIVTRTNFPESWLWSDIKLPSCPQHNKNCDTASYSTYVPLQDSITTWQFMGISLSKTHGICVSEPLEVIVRKNFFIDLKLPYSAVRGEQIEIRAILHNYSPDEITVRVDLFETADVCSAASKRARFRQEVEMGAQTTKVVPYIIIPMKKGKFGIEVKAAVSGSHLGDGILRELNVVPEGVLVKNPQVVILDPSNLGSNGKQEVIINSQIPNTNVVPETDSVTQISVIGREQVSVLVENAIAGTSMGSLIYQPGGCGEQNMIHMTLPVIAVIYLDKTNQWETVGLQKRNEALQHIKTGYKNQLAYRKNDGSFAVWTKSASSSWLTAYVAKVFAMSNQVVAVQRNVICDAVKFLILRAQQPDGMFREVGTVAHGEMIGDVRGGDSDASMTAFNVIAMQESRALCSETVNSLEDSETKAIEYLEKRLPSLTNPYAVAMTSYALANRNKLNKELLYKFASKDFSHWSVPRGHVYTLEATAYALLALVKAGAFEDARPVVRWFNKQRKVGGGFGSTQATIMVYQAIAEYWTSVKEPDYDLKVDIDLPGRSRPIKYNFNKQNHYATRTTEMKSINQDVKIIAEGSGEATFTMVSLYYALPSEKESDCQDFDLSVQLIPEKMTDEEKIYKLKIEVMYLNKEHDASMSILDIGLLTGFRVDDRDLGLLTKGHAPTISKFEMNTVLSEKGSLIIYLNKVSHKRHEEISFRIIQTLKVGILQPAAVSVYEYYNQRHCVKFYHPQRQGGQLLKLCTKNECTCAEENCSLQKKGQISNDLRAQKACESTPTNKIDYVYHIQIEQFKDALSTDIYTARVKKVIKEGNKDVGAEGQLRTFLSYPHCREALELDIGKSYLIMGSSRDIHRDHQRKLFHYILGEKTWIEYWPTTAECQTPQHRSVCLGMELLQRKFEGFGCEQ